A genomic segment from Microbacterium sp. SORGH_AS_0428 encodes:
- a CDS encoding glycosyltransferase — translation MNVDAVAVDRLHSTGVLPMGHLIALTGPYGVYEHARGETPRIEHGYCTDDAARVLAVIARERVPRGFAASARLRYLTNLALSFLEQAVAPDGSVRNRMSADGAWTDAPSIGDWWGRAVCGLGSAVRHSPDPGIRARALRVFLRAARRSSPDVRASAFAAIGAADILEALPGTVAARALLTDSLRRIPRPHGTDQSWPEQRLRYANGALCEALIAGGQALQQPGMIDSGLVMLQTLLRLETRPSGVMSFVGAEGRDRSDSERSGDQQPIEPATIAEACMRAAAITRDEKWSRAALRTWAWFTGENDAGIAMFDPETGAGYDGLEPGGRNENRGAESTLAALSAYQCARYARGTRT, via the coding sequence ATGAACGTCGACGCGGTCGCGGTGGACCGGTTGCACTCGACCGGAGTGCTGCCGATGGGTCATCTGATTGCTCTCACCGGACCGTATGGCGTGTACGAGCATGCCCGAGGCGAAACGCCCCGCATCGAGCATGGATACTGTACGGACGATGCGGCCCGGGTGCTCGCGGTGATCGCCCGGGAAAGGGTGCCGCGCGGGTTCGCGGCCAGCGCGCGGTTGCGATACCTGACCAACCTGGCGCTGTCGTTCCTAGAGCAGGCTGTCGCGCCCGACGGCTCCGTCCGCAACAGAATGTCCGCGGACGGTGCGTGGACCGACGCCCCGAGCATCGGCGATTGGTGGGGACGCGCCGTCTGCGGACTCGGATCCGCCGTTCGCCACTCGCCCGACCCCGGTATCCGCGCGCGGGCTCTTCGCGTCTTCCTGCGCGCGGCTCGGCGCAGCTCGCCCGACGTGCGCGCCTCCGCGTTCGCAGCCATCGGCGCGGCCGACATCCTCGAGGCCCTCCCCGGGACGGTGGCCGCTCGTGCGCTGCTCACCGACAGCCTGCGTAGGATCCCGCGTCCGCACGGCACGGATCAGAGCTGGCCAGAGCAGCGATTGCGCTACGCGAACGGCGCGCTCTGCGAAGCGCTGATCGCGGGTGGTCAGGCGTTGCAGCAGCCAGGCATGATCGACAGCGGACTCGTGATGCTGCAGACGCTCCTGCGCCTCGAAACGAGGCCCTCCGGGGTCATGTCCTTCGTGGGCGCCGAGGGGCGTGATCGTTCGGATTCGGAGCGATCGGGCGACCAGCAGCCGATCGAGCCCGCCACGATCGCCGAGGCGTGCATGCGAGCGGCGGCGATCACCCGGGACGAGAAGTGGTCTCGCGCGGCGTTGCGGACATGGGCCTGGTTCACCGGGGAGAACGACGCCGGCATCGCTATGTTCGACCCCGAAACAGGTGCAGGATACGACGGGCTCGAACCTGGAGGGCGCAACGAGAACCGGGGCGCGGAGTCAACCCTTGCCGCGCTCAGCGCCTACCAATGCGCGCGCTACGCGCGAGGCACGCGAACATGA
- a CDS encoding glycosyltransferase: MTRYGFVSTFPPTRCGLATFTAALAGVLAARPGDESVIVRVDDGVPAGPSLPSSRLRIAGILHPGDLPSRIRAAVALNRCDVVVVQHEYGIYGGTDGEEVIDLLDRIRRPVVTVMHTVLATPRPHQRTVTVAVADRSDAVVAMTAAGSQLLVDEFGIPSSRLRLIPHGVDEWSLSMPAGAPHPPTVLTWGLLGPGKGIEWGIRAVALMKATGSAPVYRVLGQTHPKVILESGQRYRRALWALADELGVGELVEIDGRYREPEELALDVAATDAILLPYDSREQTTSGVLVEAVAAGRPVIATRFPHAVELLSEGTGLLVDQKNPAQIAEAITSTLRKVATAPAARRQIVHEPLVNGWSSVGAQYRALAADLMHALQVAG, from the coding sequence ATGACGCGATACGGATTCGTCAGTACTTTCCCGCCAACCCGATGCGGGCTGGCGACCTTTACCGCCGCGTTGGCTGGGGTTCTCGCCGCCCGTCCCGGAGACGAGTCGGTGATCGTCCGCGTCGACGACGGGGTCCCAGCCGGCCCTTCCCTTCCCAGCTCGCGACTGCGGATCGCGGGCATCCTGCACCCGGGGGATCTGCCCAGCAGGATTCGAGCCGCCGTGGCACTGAACCGCTGCGACGTCGTGGTCGTCCAGCACGAGTACGGCATCTACGGCGGAACCGATGGTGAGGAAGTCATCGATCTGCTGGATCGCATCCGCCGCCCGGTCGTCACCGTCATGCACACCGTACTTGCCACGCCCCGACCGCATCAGCGGACCGTCACCGTGGCAGTCGCTGACCGGAGCGACGCGGTCGTCGCCATGACTGCCGCGGGATCGCAACTGCTCGTCGACGAGTTCGGCATCCCCTCTTCACGTTTGCGCCTCATCCCGCACGGCGTGGACGAGTGGAGCCTGTCCATGCCGGCCGGCGCGCCGCACCCGCCGACGGTCCTGACCTGGGGGCTACTCGGACCGGGTAAGGGCATCGAATGGGGCATCAGGGCGGTCGCCTTGATGAAGGCGACCGGATCCGCTCCGGTGTACCGGGTGCTCGGGCAGACGCACCCGAAGGTCATCCTGGAGAGCGGTCAGCGGTACCGCAGAGCGCTATGGGCGCTTGCTGATGAGTTGGGAGTGGGAGAGCTCGTCGAGATCGATGGACGATATCGTGAGCCTGAAGAGCTCGCCCTTGACGTCGCGGCGACCGATGCGATCCTGCTTCCTTACGATTCCCGGGAACAGACCACTTCCGGGGTGCTCGTCGAGGCGGTGGCTGCCGGCCGGCCGGTGATCGCGACGAGGTTCCCGCACGCCGTGGAACTCCTGTCCGAAGGCACGGGACTGCTCGTCGACCAGAAGAATCCGGCACAGATCGCGGAAGCCATCACATCGACCTTGCGCAAGGTCGCCACGGCGCCGGCCGCGAGGCGACAGATCGTGCATGAGCCGCTTGTCAACGGATGGTCATCTGTGGGTGCGCAGTACCGGGCACTCGCCGCCGATCTGATGCATGCCCTGCAGGTCGCCGGATGA
- a CDS encoding GNAT family N-acetyltransferase — translation MPVQIRPVVAADLPHLERIENEADALLVDLLQPDQWHPAPTDAERLASGGIILVAETEDGTVLGFVHVIEFDGGAHLEQVSVLPAFGGRGIGRALVEAAKDAARKSGYDRLTLRTFADVPWNAPFYASAGFAIEEAADDFHRELIDTEARLGLDRLGPRVQMGVDLRGSRQDRRE, via the coding sequence ATGCCCGTGCAGATCCGCCCCGTCGTCGCGGCCGACCTCCCGCACCTCGAGCGAATCGAGAATGAGGCCGACGCGCTGCTGGTGGATCTTCTCCAGCCTGACCAGTGGCACCCCGCGCCGACGGATGCCGAACGGCTCGCCTCCGGCGGCATCATCCTCGTCGCCGAAACCGAGGACGGCACCGTCCTCGGTTTCGTCCATGTCATCGAGTTCGACGGCGGAGCGCATCTCGAACAGGTGTCCGTCCTCCCGGCCTTCGGCGGTCGCGGCATCGGCCGTGCGCTCGTCGAAGCGGCGAAGGATGCGGCACGCAAGTCCGGATACGACCGATTGACGCTGCGGACGTTCGCCGACGTCCCGTGGAACGCGCCGTTCTACGCATCGGCGGGATTCGCGATCGAGGAGGCTGCCGATGACTTCCATCGCGAGCTCATAGACACGGAAGCGAGACTCGGGCTCGACCGCCTCGGACCTCGCGTGCAGATGGGTGTGGATCTCCGCGGGAGTCGCCAGGATCGGCGGGAATGA
- a CDS encoding glycosylase: MTFLTVDTGVELSARADRVVARFFLPGEGTPGGSSRTQAVLDRVLALPPEALAAAAQRIRDRIVDPSPMADVLQNAAMVRLPDAPHLGADATMVIGAAFTAEYSIEGVSLCNPSTVEHPDQTGLMPGQLRVLLSLRSIGEGHLSSIQFCAAVIGPGLTWEFLRRQAPPCLPAVRHGEWTKDHFLRALEHNGGTDELVDAIGQTLPNRFRGQVIEQAIQALRAPLLQRRGARAQLDAMRIVADSAYDVIFPKESELSTRVLLPVADEERRGIEDLRLVQGLQADGARYGGTFTAYDGHAISSRLLTTTDFREFAVHRLTGPPAQTKGMALFPRQIGGEHLALSRGDGESLALTRSLDGLVWGAETILRTPTAAWEIVQIGNCGSPIETPQGWIVLTHGVGPLRVYSIGALLLDLEDPSRVIGVLPEPLIEPPQDSGGYVPNVVYSCGGLLHDGILWIPYGVDDQRIRVAHVNVQRLLSAMTAPEDAGARRT; the protein is encoded by the coding sequence ATGACGTTCCTGACCGTGGACACCGGGGTCGAGTTGAGCGCGCGCGCCGACAGGGTCGTGGCGCGGTTCTTCCTCCCCGGAGAGGGCACACCGGGCGGCAGCTCCCGCACGCAGGCGGTCCTCGACCGGGTGCTCGCCCTCCCGCCCGAAGCGCTGGCTGCCGCCGCCCAACGAATCCGCGATCGCATCGTGGACCCGTCGCCTATGGCCGATGTGCTTCAGAACGCCGCAATGGTCCGCCTCCCCGATGCGCCGCACCTCGGCGCGGACGCGACGATGGTGATCGGAGCCGCCTTCACCGCGGAGTACTCGATCGAGGGGGTGTCGCTGTGCAACCCGAGCACGGTAGAGCACCCGGATCAGACCGGGCTAATGCCGGGGCAGCTGCGGGTGTTGCTCTCGCTGCGCTCGATCGGAGAAGGGCACCTTTCCTCGATCCAGTTCTGCGCTGCGGTGATCGGGCCGGGACTCACCTGGGAGTTCCTGCGGCGACAGGCGCCCCCTTGCCTTCCTGCCGTGCGCCACGGTGAGTGGACGAAGGATCACTTCCTCCGCGCTCTCGAACATAACGGTGGCACCGACGAGCTCGTCGACGCCATCGGACAGACGCTGCCGAATAGGTTCCGAGGTCAGGTGATCGAGCAGGCCATTCAGGCGCTCCGCGCGCCGTTGCTGCAGCGACGTGGTGCTCGGGCTCAGCTTGACGCGATGCGGATAGTCGCCGATTCCGCCTACGACGTGATCTTCCCCAAAGAAAGCGAACTCAGTACGCGTGTGCTTCTCCCGGTCGCCGACGAAGAACGGCGGGGAATCGAGGATCTCCGCCTCGTCCAAGGCCTGCAGGCCGACGGAGCACGCTACGGCGGTACGTTCACGGCGTACGACGGTCACGCCATCTCCTCACGCCTGCTGACGACGACCGACTTCCGAGAATTCGCGGTGCACCGGCTCACGGGACCGCCGGCCCAGACGAAGGGAATGGCGTTGTTCCCCCGGCAGATCGGAGGGGAGCATCTGGCCCTGAGCAGAGGCGACGGGGAATCGCTCGCACTGACTCGTTCCTTGGACGGTCTGGTGTGGGGTGCCGAGACGATCCTGCGGACTCCCACCGCCGCCTGGGAGATCGTTCAGATCGGAAACTGCGGTTCGCCGATCGAGACGCCTCAGGGCTGGATCGTCCTCACCCACGGCGTCGGGCCGTTGCGCGTCTACAGCATCGGAGCGCTGCTCCTGGATCTGGAGGATCCCTCGCGAGTGATCGGCGTTCTCCCCGAGCCGCTGATCGAGCCTCCCCAAGACTCCGGCGGCTATGTTCCGAACGTCGTTTACAGCTGCGGAGGGCTACTTCACGACGGAATCCTGTGGATCCCCTACGGCGTGGACGACCAGCGCATACGGGTCGCGCACGTCAATGTCCAGCGCCTGCTGTCCGCGATGACTGCACCAGAGGATGCCGGAGCCCGCCGAACGTGA
- a CDS encoding LLM class flavin-dependent oxidoreductase produces MTVEFGLDTFGDVTADEQGVPLTDAQTIRNVVEQAVRADEVGLAFFGVGEHHRKEFAVSSPEIVLAAAAARTRDIHLGTAVTVLSSDDPVRVYERFATLDAVSNGRAEVILGRGSFIESFPLFGFDLADYEVLFDERLDLFSRLRDERPVTWQGSTRAALNNADVFPKTENGFRAWVGVGGSPESVVRAAHHGYALMLAIIGGAAVRFRPYVDLFHRTRDAMGATRLPVGVHSPGHVADTDEQAWDEMYPAMEANRNAIGRERGWPPYSRAQFQNDVGPDGAVYAGSPETVARKLATTVRTLGIDRFDLKFSNGTLAHEKMLHSIELYGTKVAPRVRELLAEAGE; encoded by the coding sequence ATGACCGTGGAGTTCGGACTGGACACTTTCGGTGACGTCACCGCGGACGAACAGGGCGTACCGCTGACGGACGCTCAGACGATCCGTAACGTCGTCGAGCAGGCGGTGCGTGCCGACGAGGTCGGACTGGCGTTCTTCGGCGTGGGGGAGCACCACCGCAAGGAGTTCGCCGTCTCGAGCCCGGAGATCGTTCTGGCTGCGGCTGCGGCCCGCACACGCGACATCCACCTCGGGACCGCCGTGACCGTGCTCTCGTCCGACGACCCGGTGCGCGTGTACGAGCGCTTCGCCACGCTGGATGCGGTCTCGAACGGACGCGCGGAGGTCATCCTCGGCCGCGGGTCGTTCATCGAGTCATTCCCGCTCTTCGGTTTCGATCTCGCCGACTACGAGGTGCTCTTCGACGAGCGTCTGGACCTGTTCAGCAGGTTGCGTGACGAGAGGCCGGTGACGTGGCAGGGGAGTACCCGCGCGGCGCTGAACAACGCCGACGTGTTCCCCAAGACCGAGAACGGCTTCCGTGCGTGGGTGGGGGTGGGCGGCTCGCCGGAGTCCGTCGTGCGCGCCGCACACCACGGGTACGCGCTGATGCTCGCGATCATCGGGGGAGCGGCGGTACGGTTCCGACCCTACGTGGACCTCTTCCACCGCACGCGCGACGCGATGGGTGCGACACGCCTGCCCGTCGGAGTGCACTCGCCGGGCCACGTCGCCGACACGGACGAGCAGGCGTGGGACGAGATGTATCCCGCGATGGAGGCGAACCGCAACGCGATCGGACGTGAGCGTGGTTGGCCGCCGTACAGCCGTGCGCAGTTCCAGAACGACGTCGGCCCCGACGGCGCCGTGTACGCCGGCTCGCCGGAGACCGTGGCGCGCAAGCTCGCGACCACCGTACGTACGCTCGGCATCGACCGGTTCGATCTGAAGTTCTCGAACGGCACGCTCGCTCACGAGAAGATGCTGCACTCGATCGAGCTCTACGGCACGAAGGTCGCCCCTCGGGTGCGTGAGCTGCTGGCCGAGGCCGGCGAGTAG
- a CDS encoding dihydrofolate reductase family protein, which yields MARYVYCTASTLDGYLADDADSLDWLLNVPAADDARAFGAFLDGVGALVMGSTTFDWVHRHENLHEHPERWQDAYAERPAFVFSSREVAPVGGADIRHVRGTVSSHLAEIEAAAEGRDVWIVGGGDLAGQFADIGRLDRIIVTYAPALLGSGRPLLPRRLDSTRLRVEQAAMDGPFAQVTLSVSP from the coding sequence ATGGCCCGCTACGTCTACTGCACCGCATCCACTCTCGACGGCTACCTCGCCGATGACGCGGACAGCCTGGACTGGCTGCTCAACGTGCCCGCCGCCGACGACGCCCGCGCCTTCGGCGCCTTCCTCGATGGCGTGGGCGCACTCGTGATGGGATCGACGACCTTCGACTGGGTGCACCGGCATGAGAACCTGCACGAGCATCCGGAACGCTGGCAGGACGCGTATGCGGAGCGCCCCGCGTTCGTCTTCAGCTCGCGCGAGGTCGCACCCGTGGGAGGTGCCGATATCCGTCACGTCCGCGGAACCGTCTCGTCGCATCTCGCCGAGATCGAAGCGGCAGCCGAGGGGCGCGATGTCTGGATCGTCGGCGGTGGCGATCTCGCCGGTCAGTTCGCCGATATCGGCCGTCTGGATCGCATCATCGTGACCTACGCTCCGGCGCTGCTCGGATCGGGCCGCCCCCTCCTGCCGCGTCGGCTGGACTCCACGCGATTGCGGGTCGAGCAAGCCGCCATGGACGGCCCCTTCGCGCAGGTCACGCTGTCGGTGTCACCGTGA
- a CDS encoding DUF885 domain-containing protein: protein MSETSRPSTPIDAIADAWVDTVAELSPTTATYIGRFEYNDRFGDYSPEGAERYADAARRTLAELEATAPVDDIDGVTKADLSRELRLDLELHDAQAGLRDLNVIASPAQDIRSVFDLMPTDTVEDWEVVARRLQALPGAIDGYIATLRAGIAAGTVPARRQLLEVVTQIERYTAETGFFATYAGDAAPAEGQLPASLARDLADQSGAARVAYDDLARFLSAELAPVAGEQDAVGRELYALHSRRFLGAEIDLDETYEWGIEELSRMVAEQEAIANEILPGASVAEAVAHLEADPSRKLHGTQALQEWMQATSDRAVAELGRTHFDIAEPIRRLECMIAPTQEGGIYYTGPTDDFSRPGRMWWSVPEGVTEFDTWRELTTVYHEGVPGHHLQIAQAVYNRAQLNSWRRLLAGTSGHAEGWALYAERLMEQLGYLDDPADRLGMLDGQRMRAARVVLDIGVHLGKQRPDGAGVWDHDFALDFMRHNVNMPDAFIQFEVNRYLGWPGQAPSYKVGQRIWEQIRDDARAAEGEAFSIKQFHKRALDIGGVGLDTLRDALRTH from the coding sequence ATGAGTGAAACGTCCCGTCCCTCCACTCCCATCGACGCGATCGCCGACGCGTGGGTCGACACGGTGGCCGAGCTGTCGCCCACGACCGCCACGTACATCGGCAGGTTCGAGTACAACGATCGTTTCGGTGACTACTCGCCCGAGGGCGCGGAGCGCTACGCCGACGCGGCTCGCCGCACGCTCGCCGAGCTCGAAGCGACCGCGCCCGTCGACGACATCGACGGCGTGACGAAGGCCGACCTGTCGCGTGAGCTGCGACTGGACCTCGAGCTGCACGATGCGCAGGCGGGTCTTCGAGACCTCAACGTCATTGCGTCGCCCGCCCAGGACATCCGCTCCGTCTTCGATCTCATGCCCACCGACACGGTCGAGGACTGGGAGGTCGTCGCCCGTCGTCTGCAGGCTCTCCCCGGGGCGATCGACGGTTACATCGCGACCCTCCGGGCGGGCATCGCGGCGGGCACGGTCCCCGCACGTCGTCAGCTGCTGGAGGTCGTGACCCAGATCGAGCGGTACACCGCGGAGACCGGATTCTTCGCGACGTACGCCGGCGATGCCGCCCCCGCCGAGGGGCAGCTGCCCGCATCCCTCGCTCGCGATCTGGCCGATCAATCGGGCGCCGCTCGCGTCGCGTACGACGATCTCGCACGTTTCCTGTCAGCGGAGCTCGCCCCCGTCGCCGGCGAGCAGGATGCGGTGGGGCGCGAGCTGTACGCCCTGCATTCACGTCGTTTCCTGGGTGCCGAGATCGACCTCGACGAGACGTACGAGTGGGGCATCGAGGAGCTGTCGCGAATGGTCGCCGAGCAGGAGGCCATCGCGAACGAGATCCTCCCCGGCGCGAGCGTCGCGGAAGCCGTCGCCCATCTCGAGGCGGACCCGTCGCGCAAGCTGCACGGCACCCAGGCGCTGCAGGAGTGGATGCAGGCGACGAGCGACCGCGCCGTCGCCGAGCTCGGCCGCACCCACTTCGACATCGCGGAGCCGATCCGCCGGCTGGAGTGCATGATCGCCCCGACGCAGGAGGGCGGGATCTACTACACCGGCCCGACCGACGACTTCTCCCGACCCGGCCGCATGTGGTGGTCGGTTCCCGAGGGCGTGACCGAGTTCGACACGTGGCGCGAGCTCACCACGGTGTACCACGAGGGCGTCCCCGGCCACCATCTGCAGATCGCGCAGGCCGTCTACAACCGCGCGCAGCTCAACTCATGGCGGCGTCTGCTCGCGGGAACCTCCGGACACGCCGAGGGCTGGGCCCTGTACGCCGAGCGCCTCATGGAGCAGCTGGGGTATCTCGACGACCCCGCCGACCGACTGGGCATGCTCGACGGGCAGCGGATGCGGGCGGCCCGCGTGGTCCTCGACATCGGCGTGCACTTGGGCAAGCAGCGCCCGGACGGCGCCGGCGTCTGGGATCACGATTTCGCACTCGACTTCATGCGGCACAACGTCAACATGCCGGACGCGTTCATCCAGTTCGAAGTCAATCGCTACCTCGGATGGCCGGGCCAGGCGCCCTCGTACAAGGTCGGCCAACGGATCTGGGAGCAGATCCGCGATGACGCGCGCGCGGCGGAGGGAGAAGCGTTCTCCATCAAGCAGTTCCACAAGCGGGCGCTCGACATCGGTGGGGTCGGTCTCGACACGCTGCGCGACGCGTTGCGCACTCACTGA
- a CDS encoding SGNH/GDSL hydrolase family protein — MPDIRYVAIGDSFTEGVGDELEDGRVRGWADLAAQGWANSLGHEISYANLAIRGKLIWPIVAEQLEPALALRPTHLSFNGGGNDMLRPRTAISHLADAFDQVLRRCDEEGVTLIVLSGANPAPHLPMGRLIQRRGDELSAAVVSRIENRPDVVQALNWPDTELSSRGYWSDDRLHMSARGHHRVAARVLASLGETPDPSWWSLPSESAARASSGLAYYRTHVGPWVQRRLTGRSSGDGRMPKFGDWVTVTPTA; from the coding sequence GTGCCCGACATCCGGTACGTCGCGATCGGCGATTCGTTCACAGAGGGCGTGGGGGACGAGCTCGAGGACGGTCGTGTGCGCGGCTGGGCGGACCTCGCGGCTCAGGGCTGGGCGAACTCGCTCGGTCACGAGATCTCCTACGCGAACCTCGCGATCCGCGGCAAGCTGATCTGGCCGATCGTCGCGGAGCAGCTGGAACCGGCGCTCGCGCTCCGGCCCACGCACCTCTCCTTCAACGGTGGCGGCAACGACATGCTGCGACCGCGCACCGCCATCTCGCACCTGGCGGATGCCTTCGATCAGGTGCTGCGTCGGTGCGATGAGGAGGGCGTGACCCTCATCGTGCTGAGCGGTGCGAATCCCGCTCCGCATCTGCCGATGGGGCGTCTCATCCAGCGCCGCGGTGACGAGCTCTCGGCCGCGGTCGTCTCACGTATCGAGAACCGCCCGGATGTCGTCCAGGCCCTGAACTGGCCCGACACCGAGCTGTCGTCGCGGGGTTACTGGTCGGACGACCGCCTGCACATGAGCGCGCGGGGTCATCATCGCGTGGCAGCACGCGTGCTGGCGTCTCTCGGAGAGACGCCGGATCCCTCGTGGTGGTCGCTTCCCAGCGAGTCGGCCGCACGCGCGAGCTCTGGCCTCGCGTACTATCGCACGCACGTGGGGCCGTGGGTTCAACGCCGTCTCACCGGCCGTTCGTCGGGCGACGGGCGCATGCCGAAGTTCGGTGACTGGGTCACGGTGACACCGACAGCGTGA